A section of the Verrucomicrobiota bacterium genome encodes:
- a CDS encoding sulfatase-like hydrolase/transferase — protein sequence MHPVRAIVLSIGLTLFSRPFFLGLREEYDVYTERLQDAGYLIGRYGKGVWPSKHTFRGRDSFGERYRSFDEFLMQRKSDEPFCFWYGGQDPHRPYELGIGVKSGIDLEAVEPPACLPDNETVRSDLADYYWEVQRFDREVGEVLAQLEAMGELENTIVVVSGDNGMPFPRAKATLYDLGTRVPLAVRWGSEVKGGRTISDFVSLCDFAPTFLEAAGLAPGKAMTGKSIIPILNSNQSGQVNPDRNFVLTGMEQHVYRNPSRAFRTEDFLYIRNFEPEKWLTGEVEGENPNHDFAVTPWPTGPGAFSYNIDPSPTKQYLRHNRENQEVKELVNLSFRVPPSEELYDLKVDPDQLQNIAAVKAYERILEQQRCRLNVELLKAADPRMEVDGYVTQLIEGWVVRVSEDLRKQKPEETEKTLRLLKAQCQKVIEVIPATAVVYLQSIQLWVSLPKEGRRPRAEFHPSEDWLIENGMQPDKVKGVEFTNTAIFEKEIVRMPMLLLHELAHAYHNLVLGFDHPELLRLYEQAKENGSYQRVERRNHETQMAYAITNHKEYFAECTEAFFGENDFYPFNNIDLKLHDPDMYDLLTDIWIRTYN from the coding sequence CGAACGGTTGCAGGATGCGGGTTATCTTATTGGCCGCTATGGTAAAGGAGTTTGGCCAAGCAAACATACATTTCGAGGGCGCGATTCCTTTGGTGAACGATATCGCTCATTCGATGAATTCCTAATGCAAAGAAAAAGCGATGAGCCCTTTTGTTTCTGGTACGGCGGACAAGATCCGCATCGTCCCTATGAACTCGGTATCGGAGTGAAAAGTGGAATTGATTTGGAGGCTGTTGAACCGCCCGCCTGTTTGCCTGACAATGAAACGGTGCGCTCGGATTTGGCAGATTATTATTGGGAAGTACAACGATTTGACCGGGAAGTGGGAGAGGTCCTTGCACAACTCGAAGCAATGGGAGAGTTGGAGAATACCATCGTGGTGGTAAGTGGTGACAATGGCATGCCGTTTCCTCGTGCTAAAGCTACCTTGTATGACCTGGGTACTCGTGTTCCTTTAGCGGTTCGATGGGGATCCGAGGTTAAGGGAGGTCGGACCATTTCTGACTTTGTCAGCCTATGTGATTTTGCTCCGACGTTTTTGGAAGCCGCAGGACTAGCTCCTGGCAAGGCGATGACGGGAAAATCCATAATACCCATCCTCAATTCTAATCAATCCGGCCAAGTAAATCCTGATCGGAATTTCGTTCTCACCGGAATGGAGCAGCACGTCTATCGAAACCCTTCCCGCGCATTCCGAACGGAAGATTTCCTCTACATCCGGAATTTCGAACCTGAGAAATGGCTGACGGGTGAAGTCGAGGGAGAGAATCCAAATCACGATTTTGCGGTTACTCCTTGGCCCACCGGACCAGGAGCCTTTTCTTACAACATCGATCCATCTCCTACGAAACAATACCTACGGCATAATCGCGAAAACCAGGAAGTGAAAGAGTTGGTGAACTTGTCGTTTCGTGTTCCGCCTTCTGAGGAACTCTACGATCTTAAAGTGGATCCTGATCAACTTCAGAATATTGCAGCTGTCAAAGCCTACGAAAGGATACTTGAACAGCAGCGTTGCAGGCTCAACGTGGAATTGCTCAAGGCCGCTGATCCCCGAATGGAGGTCGATGGTTACGTTACTCAGCTTATTGAAGGTTGGGTCGTCCGGGTGAGTGAAGATCTTCGCAAACAGAAACCTGAGGAAACCGAGAAAACGTTGAGGCTCTTGAAAGCCCAGTGCCAAAAAGTGATAGAGGTGATTCCTGCGACTGCCGTTGTGTATTTGCAGTCCATTCAACTCTGGGTGTCGTTACCCAAGGAGGGTCGGCGGCCACGCGCGGAATTTCACCCCAGCGAAGACTGGTTGATTGAGAACGGCATGCAACCGGATAAAGTAAAGGGCGTCGAATTTACCAACACGGCGATCTTCGAAAAAGAAATCGTGCGCATGCCGATGTTGCTTCTTCATGAGTTGGCGCATGCCTATCATAACCTGGTGTTGGGATTCGATCATCCCGAACTACTGAGGCTCTATGAACAGGCCAAGGAAAATGGTTCTTATCAAAGGGTCGAACGCCGCAATCACGAAACGCAGATGGCTTACGCCATTACCAATCATAAGGAATACTTCGCCGAATGCACCGAGGCGTTTTTCGGAGAGAATGATTTTTATCCATTCAATAATATTGACCTTAAATTACACGACCCCGACATGTATGACCTGTTGACGGACATTTGGATTCGCACATACAATTAG